The following is a genomic window from Sporosarcina jeotgali.
TCTTAGGTATGGATGAGTTGAGTGAAGATGACAAGCAGATCGTTGATCGCGCGCGTCGTGTTCAGTTCTTCCTGTCACAAAACTTCCACGTTGCCGAGCAATTTACGGGCCAAAAAGGTTCGTACGTTCCGGTTGCTGAAACTGTACAAGGCTTCAAGGGTATCCTTGAAGGCAAATACGACCACATTCCTGAAGATGCATTCCGACTTGTTGGACGCATCGAAGAAGTTGTGGCTAAAGCGAAAGAAATGGGCGTAGAAGTCTAATAAAAGGGACCAGGAGGGGAAATTATGAAGATAAAAGTTAATATCGTCACTCCCGACGGCCCTGTCAGCGAAACAGAAGCGGATATGGTGATTGCTGTTACCGAAACGGGTGAACTTGGTATTTTGCCAGGACACATCGCGATGGTAGCACCACTTGACATCGGCGCACTTCGTCTCAAAAACGGCAATTCCACAGAACACGTGGCAGTAAACGGCGGCTTCTTGGAAGTCCGTCCGGATGTTGTCACAGTGCTTGCCCAAAGTGCAGAACTTGCTTCTCACATTGACTTAGCACGTGCAGAACTTGCGCAGCGTAAAGCAGAAGTTGAACTCCAGCAGAAAAAGAACAAAGTGGAGCAGCAAATGGCTGAACTGAGCTTGCGCAGGGCCATTAACCGTATTAAAGTTTCCGGCATGTAAGGCGGATATGAGCGAATCGGACAGGGGAGAACCTTCTGTCCGATTTTTTAAAGCCGGCCAAAAACGTACTTCATGAAACTAAAGAAGTACGCGACGGGAGTAGATTATTATGAACGCATTAGGTGTCAATCCATTATTAGCAATCGGATCACACATTTTTTTCATCGGAATTTCGTTTTATGCTTTGCAAGCAATTATGCCGCAAGCGATCATTCGTAAAAATCGCGTGCTGCAAACACAACTATTATTTATTTTATTGAGTATTGCTATCGGTTCAGCGGTATCAAATTTCTTTTTAGACATATCCTATTGGTCGGGAAGACTTCCTTTCATCTTTTGATGATTCGTCTTATCGCCGCATAGACAATTTGTGCCTCTGGGGCAATGAGACGAAGTATTTCATTAGAATTTGATGAGATAGGTTTACGTGGAACCGCGCTAGGGAACAAAGTTGAATGTAACCTTTTTGTAATATAGCAGTCATAAAGAAATTGTAAAATACCCACACAGGACATCCCAGCCTTACATAATTTAGACTACAGCTATCTTTTGTCGGAAAGGGTCACAATGACGCTTGTGAACTGTGGCGTGTCGTTGTACAATGGACTGAGTTTGGATGATTTTTTTACCAGGTTATTTAATGGATTTTTGGATATGTAAACTTGTCACGCTTAAGAACGAATTATAACTTTGAGTCGGAGGGGCTTGTTTTGGATAAAATTATTATTAATGGTGGGCGACAACTGCACGGTACGGTGCGGGTTGAGGGAGCTAAGAATGCAGTGCTGCCGATACTCGCGGCTGCGTTGCTAGCTACTGAGGGCGTCAATGTCATCCGTGAAGTACCTAATTTGTCGGATGTTCGCACAATTAATGAAGTACTTAAAAGCTTATATGCAAAAACTGAATACAAACCTGAAATTGGCGAATTGATCATTGACTCTACGGAGACGCTGACGAGCGAAGCGCAATTCGAATACGTCCGTAAAATGCGCGCATCCATTCTAGTAATGGGTCCACTTCTAGCGCGTAATGGCTTTGCACGTGTTGCTATGCCGGGTGGCTGTGCGATTGGATCACGTCCGATTGACCAGCATTTAAAAGGTTTTGAAGCTATGGGCGCGGATATCTCGTTTGGACACGGATTTGTTGAAGCACGGGCTAAGAACGGTCTTCAAGGAGCAAAAATCTATTTGGACTTCCCAAGTGTTGGCGCAACTGAGAACATCATGACTGCAGCTGCACTCGCAACAGGAACGACATTGATCGAGAATGCTGCTAAAGAGCCTGAAATTGTGGACCTTGCGAACTTCATCAACGAAATGGGCGGAAGAGTCATCGGTGCAGGTACAGATGTTATCCGTATCGAAGGCGTGAAACAATTAGTAGGTGCTGTTCACAACATCATTCCTGACCGTATCGAAACAGGTACATTCATGGTCGCTGCAGCAATTACAGGCGGAGATGTAACGATTGAAAATGCATTGCCTGAACACAACGCAGCATTGATCTCTAAACTTCAAGAAATGGGCGTTGTCATTACTGAACTCGATGAAGGTCTTCGCATTACTGCGCAGCATCCATTGAAATCAGTTGACTTGAAAACAATGCCGCACCCTGGTTTCCCTACAGACATGCAGTCACAAATGATGGCACTTATGCTGAAATCAGAAGGTACGGGTGTTCTCACAGAAACAGTCTTCGAAAACCGGTTCATGCACGTGGAAGAATTCCGCCGCATGAATGCTGACATTAAAATTGAAGGACGTTCTGTTATCATGAATGGACCTTCCAATCTGCAAGGCGCTGAAGTCGCAGCAACTGATTTGCGCGCTGCAGCTGCACTAATCCTTGCCGGACTTGTTGCTGAAGGCGTTACAAGAGTCACTGAACTCATTCACTTAGATCGTGGCTACGTTAATTTCCATCAGAAACTGAAAGCACTTGGTGCAGATATCAGCCGCGTTTCCAGCGAATCTGAAACAGCTGACACAGAAATCGTGCATTCATAATAGTATGTAAAGCTGTCCCTTTCACCAGGGGCAGTTTTTTTATGCAGATAAATTCAAGGTGGTGTCATGTGTGCGCTCACTATTTGTCGGATGTTGTCACTGTTTCGCACAGACCTCTTCCAAACTTAAAATTGCCTCGTGCTCATAATTTATTGGAAACTAACATACCATGCAACATGGACAAACGACTATTAGCAGTATTCATCATTTTATTATTTTTTATACCTGTACTTCTAAACTTGAAGTACAACAGACCGCTAGACGTTAAGCCACCCGAGGAAATAGCTTGTGAGACCGAAATTACAGTAGAAGGAGAGGACAAGCCGCTGCCGCTCGAAGAGTACATTATCGGAGTCGTCGCATCTGAAATGCCAGTCGCTTACTCACTGGAAGCACTTAAAGCACAAGCGATTGCTGCACGCACTTATGCGCTTAAAGAAACGGCAGAAGGCACAAAACCAATCGGTCGGGACGTTACAGCACAAGTCTATTCAAACGAAAAAGAACGGAAAGAACGATGGGGCAAAAACTTCAAAGAAAACGAAAAAAAGATCCGTCAAGCAGTTGAAGAGACAGCGGGTTCCATAATTGTGCACGAAGAACAAATGATCACAGCTATGTTTTTCTCTACTTCAAACGGCAAAACCGAAACCGCAGAGAACTTCACGGGCAATTCAGTTCCCTATCTGCAAAGTGTGGACAGTCCCGACGAACAAACCGTATCTGAAGAAGTGGAACGAACAGTAGATATGCCGCTTACAGAGTGGAATAAAAAGCTCGGCATTTCTTGGAAGGAAAACGATTTCCGTGCACTTCAGCTCGTCAGAAACGAGACGGGACGAGTACAAAGCGTCCTCTCAGGCACATTCGAAACGAGCGGCCGGGAAGTTCGGGAAAAACTTAAACTTCCATCTACGGACTTCAATATAGGGTTCGATGTGGCCAATGAAATTGTCCACATTACTACTAAAGGATACGGCCACGGCGTTGGCATGAGCCAAAATGGAGCTGAAGCATATTCGAAAAAGGGATGGACCGCAGAACAGATTGTAAAACACTACTATACCGGCACAGAAATAAAAACTTTTAAAAAAACGAAAGAGGAATGTTTAAAAAATCCTTAACTTGCAGAGAATAGCGAGTGAGGTGATCATAAATGAGAGAAGAAAAAAAACCGAACGCCCCTTCTCAGAAAAACAAGAGCACGAAAAGCAACTGGTTCTGGCCATCTATCTATGCAAGTTTCGCCCTGCTGTTCGTTGGAATGGTATGGGGATATAATGCATTGACGAAACCAGACGCCGGGGATCAGGCAGCTGTAGACAAAGAGAAGCCACAAGAAGAAGTCACACTGGAAACAAACGCAGCAAACGAAACATTGAAGTATCCGTTTGACGAAGAACTTCTTGACCAAGTTGCTATTATTCAGGACTTCTATGATGCAAAAGCCGATGCATCCAGTCGTGAAAACGCACTGCTCGTATTTAAACAGACATACGTTACAAACGAAGGTGTTTCGATCGCGGTTGACGGCAAACCGTTCGATGTAGTCGCAGCGATGAGCGGAAAAGTGGAACAAATCGTATCAGATCCATTTAAAGGCAGTGAAATCGTACTCACGCACAAAGATGGATTGAAAACGATCTACCGCTCCGTTACTGGCATTCTCGTAAAAGAGGGTGACGAGATCCAGCAAGGTGAAGTCCTGGCACAAACTGCAGAAAACGAATGGAACCCGCAAGCGGGCGTCCACTTACACTTCGAAGTTCAAAAAGATGACGTAGCTGTGAATCCCCGATCTTTCTTGGCATTTTAATTAAATCATTGAGCCAGCCTGCCATCCTCCCGGCAGGTTTTTTTGTCGCTGGCGATAGAGCGTGTAGCATGTGCTCATAAAAGCGGGATAACGCTCATAAACTTGAGGAATCGCTCATAAATCCAGAATAGTGATCATAAACCTGCGAATATGATCATAACGCAGAGAAAGTGATCATAAACGCAAGAAGCTGCTCATAAGCATCCAAAAAGTGATCATAACACCAAAAATGGACCCCCTATTTTCACCGCAGTAAGCTTATACCCAATGAAATAGCCCGCCCAACAAGAGAAGCGCACCAATTAATCCCTGAACGACGTTGAAAATTCCTCAAAGTCTGAGAGAAGACCAAAGAGTTGATTGGTAAAGTGCACTTTAAAGATGAAGTGCATATTCTTAGAGATAGGAAATGCTCTGATCGTGAAAAGGAATAGCCCGCCGCCCTTTCGCATACAGTGAGAGAACAAATGGATTGACGGGAAAGGAAGAGGGTGTGCACGAACAAATTCGGAGACGCTGTGTTCGTCTCGGCAACCTGCTCATCGAAACCGGTCTTACTGTGAGAGCGCTCGCAAAAGCGACGGGCTACTCGAAAAGTACAGTTCACAAAGATTTGACAGAGCGTCTGCCTAATATTGATGCTCAATTGTCGGAAGAAGTTGCGAAAATCTTAGCCTATCACAAATCGATTCGTCATTTGCGAGGCGGGGAAGCGACACGTCAAAAATGGAAATTCGAACAGCGAAAACTGAATGAATCAGCAGCAACAGAGACGGACTAGCGGCTAACGCGGTCCGTTTTTTTGCTGGAAACGGTCAAATCCGAACTACCCGCCTCAAAACCGTGATAAAGCAAGGAAAATACCGTTTTTTTATGTTCTTTTTCGGAACACTGTGATAAAATGTTAAGTTAGGAGAACGTGTAAACGTACGAAATTACGCCTGAACGAATGGAAGGGGCAGGGATGAGATGTTTGCGAAAGATATCGGCATTGACCTGGGAACGGCAAATGTTTTAATACATGTAAAAGGAAAAGGGATTCTGCTTAACGAGCCATCAGTAGTTGCGGTCGACACGAAAACGCGCGAGATTATGGCGGTCGGAGAAAAAGCGAGACTAATGATTGGACGGACCCCTAGTAATATCCAGGTAATGCGACCATTGAAACACGGTGTCATTGCTGACTTTGACAGCACAGAAGCAATGCTGAAAGGTTTCATTGATCGTTTGAATGTCAAAGGGTGGTTTTCTAAACCGCGCATCTTAATCTGCTGTCCTACTGACGTGACAAGTGTAGAACAGAAAGCTATTAAAGAAGCTGTTCAAAAATCGGGCGGCCGGCAAGTATTTCTGGAAGCCGAACCGAAAGTGGCTGCAATTGGAGCAGGCATGGACATTTATCAGCCCAGCGGAAACATGGTCATTGACATCGGAGGCGGTACGACGGACGTCGCCGTTCTTTCCATGGGAGACATTGTCACATCCGAATCCATTAAGATTGCAGGCAATACGTTCGATCAAGACATTATCCAGCATATCAAGAAAACCCATAAGCTGTTAATCGGCGAACGTACGGCGGAAGACATCAAAATGAGCATCACATCCGTATTTCCAGATAGTCATTTTGAAGAATTGGACATTCGTGGACGCGATATGGTTTCAGGTCTTCCCCGGACGGTTACCGTCAATTCAACAGAAATCACAAAAGCGATGGAAGAGTCCATTGCGTGGATTCTTCATTCAGCAAAAAACGTTTTGGAAAAAACACCGCCAGAACTGTCAGCAGACATTATTGACCGAGGAATCATTTTAACTGGCGGCGGCGCACTTCTTCGGGGGCTGGACCAATTGCTCGCAGAAGAATTAAAAGTACCTGTTTTCATAGCGGACGACCCGCTTGGCTGTGTCGCTAAAGGGACAGGCATTATGCTAGATAGCTTAGATAGAAAACGAACCCGTTCTTAAACGACTTGCCACTGGATCATTTGCAACACACCTAAAAAGGAGGCGGGCTTATGTTCCGTGGATTTTATACAGCAGGATCAGGAATGATTGCACAGCAGCGCAGAACAGAATTACTATCAAACAATATGGCCAACGCGAACACTCCGGGTTTTAAGGCAGATCAGTCTTCGATCCGGTCATTTCCTGAAATGTACTTGTCAAACTTGGACGCAACCAAAGTGCCAGTTAAAAATAGCTTTCAGATGAAAGGCTTCGACCCGATAGGTGCTCTGTCAACAGGGACATACATGCAAGAGACAATGCCGCTGTTCACCCAAGGGCAGCTGA
Proteins encoded in this region:
- a CDS encoding M23 family metallopeptidase — translated: MREEKKPNAPSQKNKSTKSNWFWPSIYASFALLFVGMVWGYNALTKPDAGDQAAVDKEKPQEEVTLETNAANETLKYPFDEELLDQVAIIQDFYDAKADASSRENALLVFKQTYVTNEGVSIAVDGKPFDVVAAMSGKVEQIVSDPFKGSEIVLTHKDGLKTIYRSVTGILVKEGDEIQQGEVLAQTAENEWNPQAGVHLHFEVQKDDVAVNPRSFLAF
- a CDS encoding DUF1146 family protein, yielding MNALGVNPLLAIGSHIFFIGISFYALQAIMPQAIIRKNRVLQTQLLFILLSIAIGSAVSNFFLDISYWSGRLPFIF
- the spoIID gene encoding stage II sporulation protein D; amino-acid sequence: MDKRLLAVFIILLFFIPVLLNLKYNRPLDVKPPEEIACETEITVEGEDKPLPLEEYIIGVVASEMPVAYSLEALKAQAIAARTYALKETAEGTKPIGRDVTAQVYSNEKERKERWGKNFKENEKKIRQAVEETAGSIIVHEEQMITAMFFSTSNGKTETAENFTGNSVPYLQSVDSPDEQTVSEEVERTVDMPLTEWNKKLGISWKENDFRALQLVRNETGRVQSVLSGTFETSGREVREKLKLPSTDFNIGFDVANEIVHITTKGYGHGVGMSQNGAEAYSKKGWTAEQIVKHYYTGTEIKTFKKTKEECLKNP
- a CDS encoding sporulation transcriptional regulator SpoIIID — encoded protein: MHEQIRRRCVRLGNLLIETGLTVRALAKATGYSKSTVHKDLTERLPNIDAQLSEEVAKILAYHKSIRHLRGGEATRQKWKFEQRKLNESAATETD
- the mreB gene encoding rod shape-determining protein MreB, with translation MFAKDIGIDLGTANVLIHVKGKGILLNEPSVVAVDTKTREIMAVGEKARLMIGRTPSNIQVMRPLKHGVIADFDSTEAMLKGFIDRLNVKGWFSKPRILICCPTDVTSVEQKAIKEAVQKSGGRQVFLEAEPKVAAIGAGMDIYQPSGNMVIDIGGGTTDVAVLSMGDIVTSESIKIAGNTFDQDIIQHIKKTHKLLIGERTAEDIKMSITSVFPDSHFEELDIRGRDMVSGLPRTVTVNSTEITKAMEESIAWILHSAKNVLEKTPPELSADIIDRGIILTGGGALLRGLDQLLAEELKVPVFIADDPLGCVAKGTGIMLDSLDRKRTRS
- a CDS encoding F0F1 ATP synthase subunit epsilon, translated to MMKIKVNIVTPDGPVSETEADMVIAVTETGELGILPGHIAMVAPLDIGALRLKNGNSTEHVAVNGGFLEVRPDVVTVLAQSAELASHIDLARAELAQRKAEVELQQKKNKVEQQMAELSLRRAINRIKVSGM
- the murA gene encoding UDP-N-acetylglucosamine 1-carboxyvinyltransferase, encoding MDKIIINGGRQLHGTVRVEGAKNAVLPILAAALLATEGVNVIREVPNLSDVRTINEVLKSLYAKTEYKPEIGELIIDSTETLTSEAQFEYVRKMRASILVMGPLLARNGFARVAMPGGCAIGSRPIDQHLKGFEAMGADISFGHGFVEARAKNGLQGAKIYLDFPSVGATENIMTAAALATGTTLIENAAKEPEIVDLANFINEMGGRVIGAGTDVIRIEGVKQLVGAVHNIIPDRIETGTFMVAAAITGGDVTIENALPEHNAALISKLQEMGVVITELDEGLRITAQHPLKSVDLKTMPHPGFPTDMQSQMMALMLKSEGTGVLTETVFENRFMHVEEFRRMNADIKIEGRSVIMNGPSNLQGAEVAATDLRAAAALILAGLVAEGVTRVTELIHLDRGYVNFHQKLKALGADISRVSSESETADTEIVHS